AACGAACGTCAACAGTACATCTTAACCAGGGTCGGTGCCGATATGGTGGTGCTACCCGAACATGAAGCTGGTGCCCGGCTGGCCTGGCAACTGTCAGAACCCCATGTCCTGGAGCATCTTAATCTCGGTTCCGGCTTTAGCGTCGCCGAAGTGCGAGTTCCGGCTCCATTGGTCGGCCAGACCCTGATGCAGAGTGGATTACGTCGGCGATATGGTATTAATGTGCTGGCCGTTAAACACAACGGCAAGATGATTGTCACCCCACCACCCGACTATGTCTTCAGCCGCGATGATCGGATTCTGATTATTGGCGCCGATTCGAGTATCAGCACCTTCTGCGATCTATCATCATGACAGCACTTGTTACTGGCCGCAATCTGGCTCGATTGCGGCGTAAGCCGATCCCACCACCTCTCCGGCTGGTCGGTGGGTTAGCCTTGTTAATCGTTATTGGCACGCTGCTACTGCTGCTTCCAATTAGCAGTACCCGGCCACTCACATTTATGGAAGCCCTGTTTACGGCGGCTTCAGCGTTAAGCGTGACCGGTTTATCGGTCATTACGCCGGTACAAGACCTCTCGCTGGTAGGGCAAATCTTGCTGATGTTGCTTATCCAGATTGGCGGTGTCGGGTTCATGGTGGTAGCCGTGATCATCTTCCGCCTGCTCGGTCGGCGAATCAGCTTTACCGACCGGATTGCCCTAAGCGACTCGCTGGGTCTGCTCTCGCCGGCAGCAATCGTCACGCTCACGCGGCGCGTGCTGATCACCGTAGTAACTATCGAAGCCATTGGCGCCATGCTGCTCTACATCCACTGGCGTACCGATCCCCGCCTCAGTGAAGGTCAGGCATTCTTCTATGCCCTGTTCCACGCTGTTTCTGCATTTTGTAACGCTGGATTTGACCTCTTCACCGGCACGCCCGGTTTTGAAAACGGTATTCCACGTGATAGTATTACTCTGTTTATTATGGGAATGCTGATCCTGACCGGCGGTCTGGGGATTCCAGTGATTGCAGACCTGATTTCGTATGCCAACGAACGCAAGCTCTCGCTGCACACGCGCATCACCCTGCTCGTGGTGAGCTTCCTGGTCGGGATAGGCACGTTCGGTCTCTGGCTCAGTGAGGGCTTCGACGCCGACGGCACCCTCCACGGCCAACCGCTCGACCGCCAGCTTATTGTGACCACCTTTCAATCGATCTCAGCCCGTACTGCCGGCTTTTCCGGCATGGATAGCTTTGAATCGTTGACGCCTGCCAGTCAGTTGTTGCTCATTGCACTCATGTTCATTGGTTGTGCGCCGGCATCAATGGGAGGCGGCATCACGACCGGCACCTTTGCCGTACTGTCAATCTCGCTGTGGAGCTACGCCCGTGGCTTGCCAACCGCGCAGTTTGCCGGGCGCAGCCTGGCTACCGGCATGGTACGCCGGGCCGCCGCCGTGCTCACCATCTCTCTCTTTGTTGTTCTCCTTGCATCCTGGCTCATTGTCGCCACCCATGATGCAACTCTTGACCAGGTTGTGTTTGAGGTGGTGTCGGCATTTGCCACCTGTGGCCTCACCCTCGGTTTTACCAGTGAGCTAAACACGTTTGGTCAGCTTATCATCATTGCGGTGATGTTTTGGGGACGCCTGGGGGCACTTACCATCATTACCGCCATAGCCCGCCAGAGCGCGACTCCACAACAGATCACCTATCCCGAAGAGCAAATCCTGATCGGATAACCTATGCGTCACCTGTACCTGCACATTCCCTTCTGTCACCGGCGCTGCTCCTATTGCGATTTTAACACCTACGCCAACATGGAGCACCGGATTGAAGCGTATGTTGATGCGCTGTGCCAGGAGCTGGCAATGTTGCGCGATCAGCTACCGCCATTGCCGGCATCGCCCGAAGCGGCGGCCTTACGCCCCAGCATCTTCTTCGGCGGGGGCACACCCAGCATGCTCTCGCCGGCGCAGATCGAACGCATTCTGCAAGCCGCAGCGGAGATCGTGCCACTGACAGGAGCGGAAATCTCGCTCGAAGCCAATCCTGGCACCGTCCTGGGTCGCGATTACCTGCGCGATCTGCGTAGTCTGGGGATCAATCGCCTCAGTATGGGGGTACAGAGTCTGCATGACCCGACGCTACGGATGCTGGGCCGCATTCACACAGCAGCCGAGGCTTATGCCAGTTTCAATGACGCCCGTGCGGTTGGGTTTGAATCGATCAACCTGGATTTTATCTTCGGCTTGCCGGGGCAGGATATTGAGCAATGGCGGGCAACCCTCACCGAGATTATCCGATGGGAAGTAGACCATATTGCCCTCTACTCGCTCATCCTGGAAGAGAACACACCGCTTTACGCGCAGGTCACCGCCGGACGCTTGCAGATTCCCGATGACGACCTGACCGGTGCAATGTACGAACTGGCGATGGAGATGCTTGGCGCTGCCGGCTATCGCCACTACGAAATCTCAAACTGGGTGCGCCCATCTGTATCCGACCGCCCCGATGCACCACCGGCCCTGGCCTGTCAGCACAACCTGGCCTACTGGCTCAACAGCGACTATCTTGCCGCCGGTGCCGGCGCCCATGGCCACGTCTTTCCGCAACGTTACGCGAATCTACGCCCTATCGACAGCTACATCACGGCTGTGCAATCTGGTCGGCGACCAATCGCCGAAACCACCCTGCTCACATCCGCCGATCTGGCAGCAGAGACCATGTTCATGGGGCTGCGTCTCGACATCGGGGTCGGATTTGCCCACTTCGCCGCCCGTGTCGGACAATCACTGCTGGATTACTACGGCCCAACGCTCGAACAGCTCAGTCAGCAGGGATTGATCGAATGCAGCGCACAGCGGGTCTATCTCACCCCGCGTGGACGGATGCTCGGCAACCAGGTCTTTGCACATTTTGTGTAAAAAAGACATCATTTGTACCGCAATCGATCATATCATGCCCCCTGGATTGCGAGAGTATGTCAAGCGGGGTCCACACTCTCTGCTATAATGATGGTATGAACAACAACATAACGCTCGAAGAAATTGCGCGCCTGCCCACGTCATATCAGGTCGCGCACATCCGAATCGAACCAAATATCATCCTCGCCCCGATGGCCGGGGTCACCGATAGCATCTTTCGCCGCATGATCTTGCGGCTGGGTGGCTGTGGCCTGGTGAGTACCGAGATGACCAATGCGGCCAGTGTTAGCCCCAAAGCCCTGCGCCGACATCGGTTGCTCGACTATTTGCCTGAAGAGCGGCCTTTGACGATGCAAATCTCCGGCAACGATCCTGATCTGGTGGCAAATGCGGCGCGGGTCGTCGAACAATTGGGGGCCGACATTATCGACATCAACTGTGGCTGCCCATCACCCAAAGTGACCGGTGGTGGCCACGGATCAGCGCTGCTGCGCGATCTACCGAAGATGGAACGGCTCTTGCGCGCCGTGCGCGAGGCGGTCCAGATTCCGGTCACCCTCAAGTTTCGTGCCGGCTGGGACGAACAGAGCCTCAACTTTATTGAAGCCGGGAAGCGGGCTGAAGCAGCCGGCGTATCTGCACTGGCCCTGCATCCACGGACGCGCGAACAGGGGTACAAAGGTCAGGCCGACTGGTCGCGGGTAGCTGCACTCAAACAGGCCGTCTCCATCCCGGTGATCGGAAGTGGCGACGTGACCAGCGCTCACGACGCGCTTATCCGTCTGCGCGACAGCGGTGCCGACGGTGTCATGATCGGACGGGGAGCAATGGCCAACCCCTGGATATTTCGCCAGATCGCCGATCTGAGGCGGGGAGTGACGCCATACGTACCGACGCCGGCAGACAAACGCAACCTCTTGATCGAATACATGACCATTTGCGCCGAGGAACTGCCAGAGCGGCTGGCGCTTAACAAGATCAAACAGTTGATCGGTCAGTTTCATGTTGGCCTGCCCGGCAGCAACCACCTGCGGGTAGCCGTTCACACATCAACCAGCCTGGCCGAGGCACGTGACGCCATCGAACGATTTTTTGCCCCATTCCTCGAATCAGACCGAGTCGTGCAGGAAATGGTAGCGGCGGATTAGCCGTTTGCCGGATAAGCGGTAGCCGGTGACACGGAAACCTGTTCACCGACTACCTGACCTGAACGACAGTTGAGCAGAGCCT
This genomic window from Chloroflexus aurantiacus J-10-fl contains:
- a CDS encoding potassium channel family protein; translation: MARKPSRLEFAVIGLGRFGRSVALNLIERGHTVLGIDRDPNIVQQLADRMTQVVALDSSNEDALRAVDIMSFDTVVVAIGSQFEANLMTTVALKSLGVKRVVCKALNERQQYILTRVGADMVVLPEHEAGARLAWQLSEPHVLEHLNLGSGFSVAEVRVPAPLVGQTLMQSGLRRRYGINVLAVKHNGKMIVTPPPDYVFSRDDRILIIGADSSISTFCDLSS
- the dusB gene encoding tRNA dihydrouridine synthase DusB, yielding MNNNITLEEIARLPTSYQVAHIRIEPNIILAPMAGVTDSIFRRMILRLGGCGLVSTEMTNAASVSPKALRRHRLLDYLPEERPLTMQISGNDPDLVANAARVVEQLGADIIDINCGCPSPKVTGGGHGSALLRDLPKMERLLRAVREAVQIPVTLKFRAGWDEQSLNFIEAGKRAEAAGVSALALHPRTREQGYKGQADWSRVAALKQAVSIPVIGSGDVTSAHDALIRLRDSGADGVMIGRGAMANPWIFRQIADLRRGVTPYVPTPADKRNLLIEYMTICAEELPERLALNKIKQLIGQFHVGLPGSNHLRVAVHTSTSLAEARDAIERFFAPFLESDRVVQEMVAAD
- a CDS encoding TrkH family potassium uptake protein, which codes for MTALVTGRNLARLRRKPIPPPLRLVGGLALLIVIGTLLLLLPISSTRPLTFMEALFTAASALSVTGLSVITPVQDLSLVGQILLMLLIQIGGVGFMVVAVIIFRLLGRRISFTDRIALSDSLGLLSPAAIVTLTRRVLITVVTIEAIGAMLLYIHWRTDPRLSEGQAFFYALFHAVSAFCNAGFDLFTGTPGFENGIPRDSITLFIMGMLILTGGLGIPVIADLISYANERKLSLHTRITLLVVSFLVGIGTFGLWLSEGFDADGTLHGQPLDRQLIVTTFQSISARTAGFSGMDSFESLTPASQLLLIALMFIGCAPASMGGGITTGTFAVLSISLWSYARGLPTAQFAGRSLATGMVRRAAAVLTISLFVVLLASWLIVATHDATLDQVVFEVVSAFATCGLTLGFTSELNTFGQLIIIAVMFWGRLGALTIITAIARQSATPQQITYPEEQILIG
- the hemW gene encoding radical SAM family heme chaperone HemW, giving the protein MRHLYLHIPFCHRRCSYCDFNTYANMEHRIEAYVDALCQELAMLRDQLPPLPASPEAAALRPSIFFGGGTPSMLSPAQIERILQAAAEIVPLTGAEISLEANPGTVLGRDYLRDLRSLGINRLSMGVQSLHDPTLRMLGRIHTAAEAYASFNDARAVGFESINLDFIFGLPGQDIEQWRATLTEIIRWEVDHIALYSLILEENTPLYAQVTAGRLQIPDDDLTGAMYELAMEMLGAAGYRHYEISNWVRPSVSDRPDAPPALACQHNLAYWLNSDYLAAGAGAHGHVFPQRYANLRPIDSYITAVQSGRRPIAETTLLTSADLAAETMFMGLRLDIGVGFAHFAARVGQSLLDYYGPTLEQLSQQGLIECSAQRVYLTPRGRMLGNQVFAHFV